A single window of Eucalyptus grandis isolate ANBG69807.140 chromosome 1, ASM1654582v1, whole genome shotgun sequence DNA harbors:
- the LOC104433988 gene encoding peroxidase 5 — protein MHFHDCFVRGCEGSVLIDSTPSNTAEKDSPANNPSLRGFEVIDSAKARLEAMCKGVVSCADILAFAARDSVEKAGGFGYDVPAGRRDGRVSLASETTNLPPPSFNVDQLTQLFANKGFTQEEMVTLSGAHTIGRSHCTSFNNRLYSFNTTVNQDPSLDPTYASMLKQQCPQGNDPTLVVPMDPPSPNMMDTSYYQGILANRGLFTSDQTLLTNSATANQVTQNARIPSIWKSNFAAAMVKMGKIGVLTGSAGEIRANCRVINS, from the exons ATGCACTTTCATGACTGCTTTGTTAGG GGTTGTGAAGGTTCCGTGCTCATTGACTCCACTCCGTCAAACACAGCCGAAAAGGATTCTCCAGCCAACAATCCTAGTCTCAGAGGATTCGAAGTAATTGACAGTGCCAAGGCTAGGCTCGAAGCTATGTGCAAAGGAGTTGTTTCCTGTGCTGACATACTAGCCTTTGCAGCAAGAGATAGTGTGGAGAAG gcGGGAGGCTTTGGGTACGATGTTCCTGCAGGAAGAAGAGATGGTAGAGTCTCTTTAGCTTCAGAGACTACAAACTTACCTCCCCCGTCTTTCAATGTCGATCAACTCACACAATTGTTTGCCAACAAGGGTTTCACTCAAGAAGAAATGGTCACACTCTCCG GAGCGCATACGATCGGTCGGTCTCACTGCACTTCCTTCAACAATAGACTGTACAGCTTCAATACAACTGTGAACCAGGACCCAAGCTTGGACCCTACATATGCATCCATGTTGAAGCAACAGTGTCCACAAGGCAATGATCCGACCCTAGTTGTTCCAATGGACCCCCCTAGCCCGAACATGATGGATACAAGCTATTATCAGGGCATACTTGCGAATCGAGGCTTGTTCACATCAGACCAAACACTCCTCACAAACTCTGCAACTGCAAACCAAGTCACTCAAAATGCAAGAATTCCATCCATTTGGAAGAGTAATTTTGCCGCTGCAATGGTGAAGATGGGTAAAATCGGTGTCTTGACTGGAAGTGCCGGGGAGATTCGAGCGAATTGCAGGGTCATCAATAGCTAA